One stretch of Marinobacterium iners DNA includes these proteins:
- a CDS encoding quinone-dependent dihydroorotate dehydrogenase — MLYDLARALMFRLDAETSHELALGSMNLAASLGLPRLLGAQQISLPTKVMGIRFPNPVGLAAGLDKNGTAVDGLAAMGFGFIEVGTVTPRPQPGNPKPRLFRIPEHDAIINRMGFNNAGVDQLLKNLDRSRYKGVLGINIGKNKDTPNEQADQDYLVCMRKVYSRASYITVNVSSPNTPGLRTLQFGDSLNSLLDALKTEQARQASLHGRYVPIAVKIAPDMNDEELGLVATALKTYEMDGVIATNTTLSREGVEDSPLSDEAGGLSGAPVRNRSTEVIRTLASHLDGALPIIGVGGITEGFDAAEKIEAGASLVQIYTGFIYRGPSLVRDSLEAIEQLKRG; from the coding sequence ATGCTCTACGACCTCGCACGCGCACTCATGTTCAGGCTGGACGCCGAAACCTCGCACGAACTGGCATTGGGTAGTATGAACCTTGCTGCCTCTCTGGGTTTGCCTCGCCTGTTGGGTGCTCAGCAAATTTCGCTGCCAACCAAGGTGATGGGCATTCGCTTTCCCAACCCGGTTGGGCTTGCGGCGGGTCTGGACAAAAACGGTACCGCCGTCGATGGCCTGGCTGCCATGGGCTTCGGCTTTATTGAGGTGGGTACGGTAACTCCCAGGCCACAGCCGGGTAATCCAAAGCCTCGACTGTTTCGGATTCCGGAGCACGATGCCATTATCAATCGTATGGGGTTCAACAACGCAGGCGTTGATCAGCTGTTGAAGAATCTTGATCGCAGCCGGTACAAGGGTGTTTTGGGCATCAATATCGGCAAGAACAAGGATACTCCGAACGAGCAGGCGGATCAGGACTATCTGGTTTGCATGCGCAAAGTGTATTCCCGTGCCAGCTACATTACGGTCAATGTTTCATCGCCCAACACGCCGGGCTTGCGTACACTGCAGTTCGGAGATTCGCTGAACAGTCTGCTGGATGCTCTGAAAACCGAACAGGCCAGGCAGGCCAGTCTGCATGGACGTTATGTACCCATTGCGGTCAAGATTGCTCCGGACATGAATGATGAAGAGCTGGGGCTTGTAGCCACCGCTCTCAAAACCTACGAGATGGATGGTGTGATTGCCACCAACACTACGCTGTCACGCGAGGGGGTTGAAGACAGCCCACTGTCGGATGAGGCGGGTGGCTTGAGTGGCGCACCGGTACGCAATCGTTCTACTGAGGTGATCAGGACACTGGCTTCACATCTGGATGGTGCTCTGCCGATCATCGGTGTGGGGGGGATTACCGAAGGCTTTGATGCTGCCGAGAAAATCGAGGCGGGCGCCAGCCTGGTGCAGATCTATACCGGATTCATCTATCGTGGGCCGTCACTGGTACGGGATTCGCTTGAAGCAATTGAACAGCTTAAGCGAGGTTGA
- a CDS encoding ammonium transporter, producing the protein MESISSAISQLSQSANTLFILLGAVLVFAMHAGFAFLEVGTVRRKNQVNALAKIMSDFGFSALAYLFVGYWLAYGITFYDSAAVLSRDSGYELVKFFFLMTFAAAIPAIISGGIAERGRFWPFLIASTLVVGLVYPLFEGIAWNGNFGVQAWLEERFGAPFHDFAGSVVVHGVGGWLALVAVLLLGIRHGRYKGGRLVAFPPSNIPFLALGAWILCIGWFGFNVMSAQTLDGVSGLVAMNSLMAMVGGIVSALIAGRNDPGFIHNGPLAGLVAVCAGSDLMHPLGSLVVGSVAGALFVWTFTLIQNRWKIDDVLGVWPLHGLCGVWGGVAAGIFGSEALGGLGGVSLVSQLLGSLLGVVIAVLGGLVVYGAIKSLVGLRLTAEEEFNGADLSIHKIEATSDDR; encoded by the coding sequence GTGGAATCCATCAGCAGTGCAATCTCGCAGCTGTCGCAGAGTGCCAATACTCTGTTTATCCTGTTGGGCGCCGTTTTGGTATTTGCCATGCATGCCGGCTTTGCATTTCTTGAAGTGGGAACGGTACGTCGCAAGAACCAGGTCAATGCACTGGCCAAGATCATGAGTGATTTTGGCTTTTCAGCGCTGGCATACCTGTTCGTAGGCTATTGGCTGGCCTACGGAATCACGTTCTATGACAGTGCTGCCGTGCTATCCCGCGACAGCGGCTATGAGCTGGTAAAGTTTTTCTTTTTAATGACCTTTGCCGCTGCGATTCCTGCCATTATCTCGGGTGGAATTGCCGAGCGGGGTCGCTTCTGGCCGTTCTTGATAGCCTCAACTCTGGTCGTTGGGCTGGTATATCCGTTGTTCGAGGGTATTGCCTGGAATGGTAATTTTGGTGTTCAGGCCTGGCTGGAGGAGCGCTTCGGGGCACCGTTCCATGATTTTGCCGGCTCTGTTGTGGTGCACGGTGTTGGTGGGTGGTTGGCACTGGTTGCAGTACTGTTGCTGGGCATACGTCATGGTCGCTACAAGGGGGGGCGGCTGGTTGCATTCCCGCCGTCGAATATTCCGTTTCTGGCACTGGGTGCCTGGATTCTGTGTATTGGCTGGTTCGGTTTCAACGTCATGTCGGCTCAGACGCTGGATGGTGTGTCCGGTCTGGTGGCAATGAACAGTCTGATGGCGATGGTTGGCGGTATCGTGAGTGCGCTAATTGCGGGGCGCAATGACCCGGGCTTCATTCATAATGGCCCGCTGGCGGGTCTGGTGGCTGTCTGTGCCGGATCTGATCTGATGCACCCACTGGGCTCTCTGGTGGTCGGTAGTGTGGCCGGTGCGCTGTTTGTGTGGACGTTTACACTGATACAGAACCGCTGGAAGATCGATGACGTGCTGGGGGTGTGGCCGTTGCACGGCTTGTGTGGTGTCTGGGGAGGCGTTGCCGCCGGTATCTTTGGCAGTGAAGCACTGGGTGGGCTGGGCGGTGTCAGCCTGGTTTCACAGCTGCTTGGATCTCTGCTTGGGGTTGTGATTGCAGTGCTGGGTGGTCTGGTGGTCTATGGTGCCATCAAATCATTGGTGGGTCTGCGTTTGACTGCTGAGGAAGAGTTCAATGGCGCGGATTTGAGTATTCACAAGATTGAAGCAACATCTGACGATCGTTGA
- the rmf gene encoding ribosome modulation factor, with protein sequence MKKQKRDRTSTLFNRGFMAGINGRSREECPVQTVELRSHWMSGWREGREAHWSGMSGVSAIQHNPSMH encoded by the coding sequence ATGAAGAAACAGAAACGGGATCGTACCTCTACTCTGTTTAATCGTGGATTCATGGCTGGCATCAACGGGCGTTCCCGTGAGGAATGCCCAGTCCAGACAGTTGAGCTGCGCAGTCACTGGATGAGTGGCTGGCGCGAAGGACGTGAGGCGCACTGGAGTGGAATGTCCGGCGTTTCTGCTATCCAACACAACCCTTCAATGCACTGA
- a CDS encoding DUF2835 domain-containing protein — translation MNEIIVDLRISSEEFLKVYRGPSRVVSTRARDGRRVQFPANILRPWLLHEGIRGTFRIRFSDAGKLEDIQRLS, via the coding sequence ATGAACGAAATAATTGTTGATCTCAGGATCAGCAGTGAAGAATTCTTGAAAGTGTATCGGGGCCCGTCCCGGGTGGTATCAACCCGCGCCCGGGACGGTCGTCGAGTACAGTTCCCGGCCAATATTCTGCGCCCCTGGCTGCTGCATGAAGGCATCAGGGGCACCTTTCGCATCCGCTTCAGTGACGCAGGCAAACTGGAGGATATCCAGCGCTTGAGTTGA
- the rlmKL gene encoding bifunctional 23S rRNA (guanine(2069)-N(7))-methyltransferase RlmK/23S rRNA (guanine(2445)-N(2))-methyltransferase RlmL has protein sequence MQLFITCPKGLENLLQDELTQLGAAEVRQTVAGVSCEAELETAYRICLWSRLGNRVLMPLAEGEVPDADALYQLVQTVDWLEHLRPSGTLTVDFNGRSDAINNTHFGALKVKDAIVDQIRSATGQRPSVERNQPDLRINVHLQRNRATVALDLSGDSLHRRGYRLKAGAAPMKENLAAAVLIRAGWPAAGFDTLLDPMCGSGTLLTEAALMSADIAPGLFRQTFGFSRWPGHDSRLWQQLVEEARQRRETGLSKVQAQFYGFDADASVLSRAEENARRAGVAELIRFERRPLDQLQRPEGGDKGLLITNPPYGERLGETQELMFLYRLLGERLKQDFANWQAAVFTGNPDLCKVMKLRAEKQYRLFNGTIDSKLLLFTVHEQSEEQREEARQRLEQGSETVALSEQAQMFANRLKKNLKQLSRWVKRESISCYRAYDADMPEYAVAADIYPDHAVVQEYAPPASIDPVKAFSRLQDVMLAVPQVLELPPERVVLKQRKRQQGQQQYERQDQTGHFMTVIEHGCKLQVNLHDYLDTGLFLDHRPARLKVQQLAVGKDMLNLFCYTASASVHAGVGGARSTTSVDLSQTYLDWARRNLELNGLPKAQHQLIRSDCLQWLQQPHHNRYDLIFMDPPTFSNSKRMDDVLDVQRDHVQLIKGAMQLLRDDGLLIFSNNYRRFSIDREALADFEIRDITAQTLDPDFKRNARIHSCFEIRHRR, from the coding sequence ATGCAACTTTTCATCACCTGTCCCAAGGGGCTGGAAAATCTGTTACAGGACGAACTGACTCAGCTGGGTGCTGCCGAAGTACGTCAGACCGTCGCGGGTGTGTCCTGTGAGGCCGAACTTGAAACCGCTTACCGCATCTGCCTCTGGTCTCGGCTTGGTAACCGGGTGCTGATGCCGCTGGCAGAAGGTGAGGTGCCGGACGCGGATGCACTGTATCAGTTGGTACAGACCGTGGACTGGCTTGAGCATCTCCGTCCCTCCGGCACTCTGACGGTGGATTTTAATGGCCGTTCTGACGCGATCAACAACACTCACTTTGGTGCACTGAAAGTCAAGGATGCCATCGTGGATCAGATTCGCTCTGCAACTGGACAGCGTCCGAGTGTAGAGCGCAACCAACCCGATCTGCGCATCAATGTTCACCTGCAGCGTAACCGGGCTACGGTGGCACTTGATCTGTCTGGAGACAGCCTGCACCGGCGCGGCTACCGTCTCAAAGCCGGTGCGGCACCGATGAAAGAGAACCTGGCCGCTGCCGTGTTGATTCGGGCGGGCTGGCCCGCCGCTGGCTTTGATACGCTACTGGATCCCATGTGCGGCTCAGGTACTTTGCTGACGGAAGCGGCACTGATGAGCGCCGATATCGCGCCTGGCCTGTTTCGACAGACATTTGGTTTCAGTCGCTGGCCGGGGCATGATTCCCGTCTTTGGCAGCAGCTGGTTGAAGAAGCCCGCCAGCGTCGTGAAACCGGTCTGTCAAAGGTACAGGCGCAGTTCTATGGTTTTGATGCCGATGCCAGTGTGCTGTCACGGGCTGAAGAAAACGCCCGCCGTGCCGGTGTCGCTGAACTGATCCGATTTGAACGCCGGCCACTGGATCAGTTACAGAGGCCAGAGGGGGGCGACAAAGGCCTGCTGATTACCAATCCACCCTATGGTGAGCGCCTCGGCGAAACCCAGGAGCTGATGTTCCTGTACCGTTTGTTGGGCGAGCGACTGAAGCAGGACTTTGCCAACTGGCAGGCTGCTGTATTTACCGGTAACCCTGACCTGTGCAAGGTGATGAAGCTGCGGGCGGAGAAACAATACCGGCTGTTCAACGGCACCATCGACAGCAAACTGCTGCTGTTTACCGTACATGAGCAATCGGAAGAGCAGCGTGAGGAAGCCCGGCAGCGGCTGGAACAGGGCAGCGAGACCGTTGCTTTGTCCGAACAGGCGCAGATGTTTGCCAACCGCCTGAAAAAGAATCTGAAACAGCTGTCCCGGTGGGTGAAGCGAGAGTCGATCAGCTGCTACCGTGCCTATGACGCTGACATGCCCGAATATGCCGTCGCCGCGGATATCTATCCAGACCACGCCGTGGTTCAGGAATATGCACCACCTGCGTCCATTGATCCGGTCAAGGCGTTCTCGCGACTTCAGGATGTGATGCTTGCCGTTCCGCAGGTGCTTGAACTGCCGCCGGAGCGGGTGGTTCTGAAGCAACGCAAGCGTCAGCAGGGCCAGCAGCAATATGAGCGCCAGGACCAGACCGGTCATTTCATGACAGTCATTGAGCATGGCTGCAAGCTGCAGGTTAATTTGCACGATTATCTCGATACCGGTCTGTTTCTTGACCATCGCCCGGCTCGGCTCAAAGTGCAGCAGTTGGCGGTGGGCAAGGATATGCTGAATCTGTTCTGCTACACCGCCAGTGCCAGCGTACATGCCGGTGTGGGCGGGGCACGCAGTACCACCAGTGTGGACCTGTCTCAGACCTATCTGGACTGGGCTCGGCGCAACCTGGAGCTGAATGGCCTGCCGAAGGCGCAACATCAGCTGATCCGCTCGGACTGCCTGCAGTGGCTGCAGCAGCCACACCATAATCGCTATGATCTGATCTTCATGGACCCGCCCACTTTTTCCAATTCGAAGCGGATGGATGATGTGCTGGATGTGCAGAGAGACCACGTGCAGCTGATCAAGGGTGCGATGCAGCTGCTGCGTGATGATGGTCTGCTGATTTTCTCCAATAACTACCGCCGTTTCAGTATCGATCGTGAGGCGCTGGCGGACTTTGAAATCCGGGATATTACGGCCCAAACACTGGACCCGGACTTCAAGCGCAACGCCAGAATTCACAGTTGCTTTGAAATTCGTCATCGTCGCTGA